The [Eubacterium] siraeum genome contains a region encoding:
- a CDS encoding LytTR family DNA-binding domain-containing protein codes for MQIAVCDDEKVYLDCLSRKIKACFKEFEIEISLDKYLNAVSFLEQHNQNPYDVVFLDILMPEMNGLDVANRIRNLSEKTIIIFITTENHLVYESFDYRPFNFIPKDLDIFDQKLRSVIGKLMFFLQTSKTLCFDLPYGEIGKVTVGDIIYICSRSNYIDIICKSNVMLKIRSTIDNISGMLPEQHFARTHNRIIVNLNHIQRIDYPNHIVYLTDSNQAEISRRYKNSLAEKYKKFIRETT; via the coding sequence ATGCAAATAGCAGTATGTGATGATGAAAAGGTATATCTTGATTGCTTGAGCAGGAAAATAAAAGCATGCTTTAAAGAATTTGAAATTGAGATTTCCTTGGATAAATACTTAAATGCCGTGTCTTTTCTCGAGCAGCATAATCAAAATCCGTACGATGTAGTTTTTCTTGATATACTTATGCCGGAAATGAACGGTCTTGATGTTGCAAACAGGATAAGAAATTTATCCGAAAAAACAATAATCATCTTTATCACCACAGAAAATCATCTTGTATACGAAAGCTTTGACTACAGACCGTTCAACTTTATTCCGAAGGACCTTGATATTTTTGACCAAAAGCTACGGTCGGTTATCGGAAAGCTGATGTTTTTTCTTCAGACTTCAAAGACCTTGTGCTTTGACCTGCCATACGGAGAAATCGGGAAAGTGACTGTCGGTGATATAATATATATCTGTAGCAGATCGAATTACATAGACATTATCTGCAAATCGAACGTGATGCTAAAAATCAGAAGCACGATAGATAATATCAGCGGTATGCTACCCGAACAACATTTTGCAAGGACGCATAACAGGATAATTGTTAACCTTAATCACATTCAGCGTATTGATTATCCGAATCATATAGTATACTTAACTGACAGCAACCAGGCGGAAATAAGCCGACGATATAAAAATTCACTTGCAGAAAAGTACAAAAAGTTTATCAGGGAAACAACCTAA
- a CDS encoding ATP-binding cassette domain-containing protein yields MKLEINQLTKSYSKGKKALDSFTLTLEKGVYGILGPNGAGKSTLINCVTGIIKPDSGSIAFTDGNSHDYMSRLGFLPQNQDFYPNFTARELILYSMALKNVKVDNPKAYADGILKRVNLYDDRNKKVGAHSGGMKQRLGIAQALVGEPKVVIFDEPTAGLDPKERIRFRNVISSLANDKIVILATHIVTDIAFIAKNVVLIDGGKMISCASQSELCNEIYGKVWEVLTDYETGMELMRTKRVSNVISEDDRFNVRVVSDEKPHPDAVNVQPALEDVCIYHFGEIGE; encoded by the coding sequence ATGAAACTCGAAATCAATCAACTCACGAAATCCTATAGCAAAGGCAAAAAAGCCCTCGACAGCTTTACCCTCACCCTTGAAAAAGGCGTGTACGGCATCTTAGGTCCCAACGGTGCGGGCAAATCCACGTTGATAAACTGCGTAACCGGCATAATAAAGCCCGACAGCGGCAGTATTGCTTTTACCGACGGTAACAGTCACGATTATATGTCGCGCCTCGGCTTTCTACCGCAGAATCAGGACTTTTATCCTAATTTTACGGCAAGAGAGCTTATCCTCTACTCTATGGCACTGAAAAATGTAAAGGTCGATAATCCCAAAGCCTATGCCGATGGGATTTTAAAGCGTGTAAATCTGTATGACGACCGCAACAAAAAGGTAGGCGCACATTCAGGTGGTATGAAGCAACGGCTCGGAATAGCGCAGGCTCTTGTAGGCGAGCCAAAGGTCGTTATATTTGACGAACCGACAGCAGGACTTGACCCCAAGGAACGCATACGCTTCAGAAATGTAATCTCATCACTTGCGAATGATAAGATAGTGATACTTGCAACTCATATCGTTACCGATATTGCTTTTATCGCTAAAAATGTTGTACTTATCGATGGCGGAAAGATGATAAGCTGCGCCTCGCAAAGTGAGCTTTGCAATGAGATTTACGGCAAGGTATGGGAGGTGCTCACCGACTACGAAACGGGTATGGAGCTTATGCGGACAAAGCGCGTCAGCAATGTTATAAGCGAGGACGACAGGTTCAATGTCCGTGTTGTAAGCGACGAAAAGCCGCACCCCGACGCCGTAAATGTTCAGCCTGCACTTGAAGATGTGTGCATTTACCACTTCGGAGAGATAGGTGAATGA
- a CDS encoding ABC transporter permease, whose product MLKYELKKYILKPSLLICIIVLILLNFVKVFELYYYTGGGRAVLSGNAVQGTDILYDKYSGKITDEKINGLKTELANAEQMLKEYGIIEEPIEGTYCGYPYGDVNIFKDLISSYEYAILYSNKSAEITENARANAEFYSDKSRYEYRLSKLYEDCYKGRSLDGYYQSEGHKAIFDYKFSALLSMFIIVLAISPIVSKEYVIGYNKLISSSGKRGSVMLAKLTAATIFTFAVTLILFVSDMVYFQLIYGFDGFSAPIYALQEFEMCPFNITLFGALVITFVLRLVFLLMFTFLVTAVSSFCKNDIISMVVSVAAGFLLVIGSELLPGVLNPTTLIGSTELFTNMNVCNILDLPVFNVVVTLSEVILLAVVFAVVSVRRGLKCC is encoded by the coding sequence ATGCTGAAATACGAGCTTAAAAAGTACATACTGAAGCCGTCACTCCTTATATGCATTATCGTGCTTATTCTTTTAAACTTTGTTAAGGTATTTGAGCTGTATTACTACACGGGTGGGGGCAGAGCCGTTCTTTCGGGAAATGCCGTACAGGGCACGGATATACTGTACGATAAATACAGCGGAAAGATAACCGATGAAAAGATAAACGGACTAAAAACCGAGCTTGCTAATGCGGAGCAGATGCTAAAAGAGTACGGTATAATTGAAGAGCCGATTGAGGGTACATATTGCGGCTACCCCTACGGTGATGTAAATATATTCAAAGACCTTATTTCGTCCTACGAATACGCTATTCTATACTCAAATAAAAGCGCAGAAATAACCGAAAATGCAAGGGCAAACGCCGAGTTCTACAGCGATAAGAGCCGGTACGAATACCGTCTTTCAAAGCTGTATGAGGACTGCTATAAAGGCAGGTCGCTCGACGGCTATTATCAGTCCGAGGGACACAAGGCTATCTTCGACTATAAGTTTTCCGCCTTGCTGTCAATGTTTATCATAGTGCTTGCAATATCTCCGATAGTATCAAAGGAGTATGTTATAGGCTACAATAAGCTTATATCCTCGTCAGGAAAAAGAGGGTCGGTTATGCTTGCAAAGCTGACAGCGGCGACGATATTTACATTTGCGGTTACACTTATACTGTTTGTTTCGGATATGGTTTATTTTCAGCTTATCTACGGCTTTGACGGCTTTTCCGCACCGATATATGCCTTGCAGGAATTTGAAATGTGCCCGTTCAATATCACGCTTTTCGGCGCTCTTGTGATAACGTTCGTATTAAGACTTGTGTTTCTGCTTATGTTCACATTCCTTGTGACGGCAGTATCGTCCTTTTGCAAAAACGATATAATTTCAATGGTTGTAAGCGTAGCGGCGGGATTTCTGCTTGTAATCGGCTCGGAGCTGCTCCCCGGCGTGCTTAACCCTACGACGCTTATCGGTTCGACAGAGCTTTTCACAAATATGAATGTCTGCAATATCCTTGATTTACCCGTATTCAATGTTGTTGTAACTTTATCCGAAGTAATACTTCTCGCTGTCGTCTTTGCTGTCGTGTCTGTACGGAGGGGTCTGAAATGCTGTTAA
- a CDS encoding DUF5050 domain-containing protein, which yields MLLKNELKKLYIKQYGLVVLLIVFIVKLLTSADLYKASYSDMSYEQQKYYLGYMQEYGGQLTDEKEIAILSLYSEAEAAKQLQNDILDKNRNGDYTTPEEFTNAMREIPDIIEKYDAIKLLYSSYERVSADRENLLMLPSDSNAMTSGIEYLFIMAICYISAAMCYYERKMKPLIVTAANGRRSGGYRLISLFSLIFTGWLGLFIIELTSLFAVIGAENLDCGVQSLEAFENTPFGSLSIIAMFIVIHLTKLLGYLLISAVCVLLCTLTKNLPLSLFVPMAVTCVWVYLFGRNNAVYYSPFSLVLGSPYYTGDCYVTEGRLEILLYSCVPAELLVMLITIAVIVIAVTAVVYIGSIKRCRPGKKAVISAVAASLILLLSGCSQSTADNTAADGRYGFAYDGEGYYVLSTETDDEYNIISQRIIRYDDKLNLSEDDILRNITCDGRVDYMLASDGYLYYTESFQNGGTYTDNVCRIRLSDCYKETVSAAPKAERISRYLDLLTIWSGDSDDYSYNGMCKYQNNLYLQTNNYKVFVLDLNTGARRLLFSENYINGNISVIDGKVFYLNSDGNPVCFDNEKKIISERMFYAIASDGEYIYCSNNSVTYRYKVSDLSEEKFADKGEAYMADMSCVYFGDGTYMDAYGKQVEISQAKDGSIFLANGRVIVKNSDGTLEFSDK from the coding sequence ATGCTGTTAAAAAATGAACTGAAAAAACTGTACATAAAGCAGTACGGGCTTGTTGTACTGCTGATAGTCTTTATAGTAAAGCTGCTCACAAGTGCGGATTTGTACAAGGCAAGCTACAGCGATATGTCGTACGAGCAGCAGAAATATTATCTCGGATATATGCAGGAGTACGGCGGACAGCTTACCGATGAAAAGGAAATCGCTATACTTTCGCTATACAGCGAGGCAGAAGCCGCAAAGCAGCTGCAAAACGATATACTTGATAAAAACAGAAACGGAGACTATACCACTCCCGAAGAATTTACAAACGCGATGCGTGAGATACCCGACATAATCGAAAAGTATGACGCTATAAAGCTGCTTTATTCAAGCTACGAGAGAGTAAGCGCAGACCGCGAAAATCTGCTTATGCTCCCGTCCGATTCAAACGCTATGACAAGCGGAATTGAGTATCTGTTTATTATGGCTATATGCTATATCTCTGCGGCTATGTGCTATTACGAAAGAAAGATGAAGCCGCTTATCGTTACCGCCGCAAACGGCAGACGCTCGGGCGGGTACAGGCTCATCTCCTTGTTTTCGCTCATTTTTACCGGCTGGCTCGGACTGTTTATTATAGAGCTTACTTCATTATTTGCCGTTATCGGAGCAGAAAACCTCGACTGTGGCGTACAGTCACTTGAAGCCTTTGAGAACACCCCGTTTGGCAGTCTGTCTATAATCGCAATGTTTATAGTTATTCACCTGACAAAGCTGCTCGGCTACCTGCTTATTTCGGCTGTATGCGTACTGCTTTGTACGCTGACAAAAAATCTGCCGCTGTCGCTGTTTGTGCCTATGGCGGTTACTTGCGTGTGGGTTTATCTTTTCGGCCGGAATAATGCCGTGTATTATTCGCCGTTTTCACTTGTGCTCGGCTCGCCGTATTACACGGGAGATTGTTATGTAACCGAGGGCAGACTTGAAATTCTGCTGTATTCATGCGTTCCTGCCGAACTTCTGGTTATGCTGATAACGATAGCTGTTATTGTGATAGCGGTTACTGCGGTAGTATATATCGGCAGTATAAAGCGCTGTCGTCCGGGAAAAAAGGCAGTGATTTCGGCAGTTGCCGCTTCGCTGATACTGCTGTTGTCAGGCTGTTCTCAGAGCACCGCCGATAACACGGCGGCGGACGGAAGATACGGTTTTGCTTATGACGGTGAAGGATATTACGTACTTAGTACCGAGACCGACGATGAATACAATATAATTTCTCAAAGGATAATCAGATATGACGATAAGCTGAATCTTTCAGAGGACGATATACTGCGAAATATAACCTGTGACGGCAGAGTTGATTATATGCTTGCAAGCGACGGGTATCTTTATTATACCGAAAGCTTTCAGAATGGCGGCACATATACCGATAATGTGTGCAGAATACGGCTCAGCGACTGCTATAAGGAAACTGTGTCTGCCGCGCCTAAAGCCGAACGGATTAGTCGCTATCTTGACCTGCTGACAATATGGTCGGGTGACAGCGATGATTACAGCTACAACGGTATGTGTAAGTATCAGAATAATCTGTATCTGCAGACTAATAACTACAAGGTGTTTGTACTTGACTTGAATACGGGCGCACGCCGTCTGTTGTTCAGCGAGAATTATATAAACGGGAATATTTCTGTTATTGACGGCAAGGTGTTCTATTTAAATTCAGACGGCAATCCGGTCTGCTTTGACAATGAAAAGAAGATCATCAGCGAAAGAATGTTCTATGCGATAGCATCTGACGGAGAATATATTTACTGCTCGAACAATTCTGTCACTTATCGGTATAAGGTGAGTGATTTATCGGAAGAAAAGTTTGCCGACAAGGGAGAAGCGTATATGGCGGACATGAGCTGTGTGTATTTCGGCGACGGAACATATATGGACGCTTACGGAAAACAGGTGGAAATATCTCAGGCGAAGGACGGAAGTATTTTTCTTGCAAACGGCAGAGTAATAGTCAAAAACAGTGACGGAACATTAGAATTTTCAGACAAATAA
- a CDS encoding MBL fold metallo-hydrolase, with the protein MKRRLKLFIIALCTVLLFTACGQQSSYGFSVTFLDVGQGDSALISCDGQYMLIDGGPASVGDTVYDYLRDNGIDHLNILAISHIHDDHIGGIERALSYASTEDIVLCNTDKYSLSASDESDNDRETFAKVEQQLSVNDAKIVVPNKGAKYKLGSAEVEVVDVGDDLSKNESLVLLVTYGQTTFLFTGDIEHNMEERICEDKNDNFPVTLLKVSHHGSDTSTSIRFLRMLEPKYAVISVGSNNRYNHPSEQTLSRLDQADVKVYRTDKDGNITVRSNGTDLDIQTSK; encoded by the coding sequence ATGAAGAGAAGATTAAAATTATTTATAATTGCGTTATGCACCGTTCTTCTGTTTACCGCTTGCGGTCAGCAAAGCAGCTATGGCTTTTCTGTAACATTTTTAGATGTCGGACAAGGCGACAGTGCTTTGATCAGCTGTGACGGTCAGTATATGCTCATTGACGGAGGACCCGCCTCTGTCGGCGATACGGTCTATGATTATTTAAGGGATAACGGAATAGATCACTTGAATATTTTAGCGATCTCCCACATACACGATGATCATATAGGCGGCATTGAACGTGCATTATCATACGCATCCACAGAAGATATAGTTTTGTGCAATACGGATAAGTACAGTCTTTCGGCATCTGATGAATCGGATAACGACAGAGAAACTTTTGCAAAAGTAGAGCAACAGCTTTCCGTTAATGATGCAAAAATAGTTGTGCCTAACAAAGGCGCAAAATATAAGCTGGGCAGTGCTGAAGTTGAAGTGGTAGATGTCGGAGATGATCTGAGCAAGAACGAATCGCTTGTGTTGCTGGTAACCTACGGGCAGACAACGTTTTTGTTTACGGGCGATATTGAGCATAATATGGAAGAACGGATATGTGAAGATAAAAACGATAATTTTCCCGTTACCTTGCTCAAGGTTTCACACCACGGCTCAGATACAAGTACGTCTATAAGATTTCTGCGTATGCTTGAACCGAAATATGCTGTCATTTCCGTAGGCAGCAATAACAGGTATAATCACCCGTCCGAGCAGACGCTGAGCCGTCTGGATCAGGCTGATGTAAAAGTATACCGGACAGATAAAGACGGTAATATCACAGTGAGGTCGAATGGTACCGATCTGGATATTCAAACAAGCAAGTAA
- a CDS encoding CPBP family intramembrane metalloprotease: MKKRTAITAVILTLIMTFMEMSALPAALFCNIKIEDIDPIYITLMLNFLLAFAICWVCRRFLMKDWQFGLQLKGVLSGLIKYGLPAVIVTVAVTFAFCIGLMPFDNKPTIWRVVIEGIVYYIGVGIMEELYLRGLLQNIIAKWFGERKNAILYAILITSVLFGLGHIFGALGQPIATVIAKTVWATALGVYFGAVYAVSKNLWVPIILHLIINLCGIPFCFSTNNRYPTIALIACLVSYVLLAVYGIYILRKNNSRDNA, from the coding sequence ATGAAAAAAAGAACAGCAATAACTGCGGTTATATTAACGCTTATAATGACATTTATGGAAATGTCCGCTCTGCCGGCAGCACTGTTTTGTAATATAAAAATTGAGGACATCGATCCGATTTATATTACTTTGATGTTGAATTTTTTATTGGCTTTTGCGATTTGTTGGGTATGCAGAAGGTTTCTGATGAAGGATTGGCAGTTTGGATTACAGCTTAAAGGCGTTTTATCGGGGCTGATAAAATACGGGTTACCCGCAGTAATTGTGACTGTGGCAGTTACATTTGCTTTCTGCATCGGACTTATGCCGTTTGATAATAAACCGACTATATGGAGAGTTGTTATTGAAGGAATTGTATACTACATAGGTGTCGGCATTATGGAAGAATTGTACCTGAGAGGTTTGTTGCAGAATATTATTGCAAAGTGGTTCGGGGAAAGAAAAAACGCAATCTTGTATGCGATTTTGATTACTTCTGTATTATTTGGCTTAGGTCATATTTTCGGAGCTTTGGGACAGCCGATTGCAACAGTAATAGCTAAAACAGTCTGGGCAACCGCACTCGGCGTTTATTTCGGAGCGGTCTACGCAGTAAGTAAAAATCTGTGGGTTCCGATCATACTGCACTTAATTATAAATCTGTGCGGTATTCCGTTTTGCTTTTCAACGAATAACCGGTACCCGACAATAGCTTTGATAGCTTGTCTTGTATCTTATGTTCTGCTTGCGGTTTATGGCATATATATTCTAAGAAAGAATAACAGTAGGGATAATGCTTGA
- a CDS encoding transcriptional regulator yields MESFEPKKLALIRIWQILKEYSDCDHPLTQDDIARHLENDYGIVIERKAISRNISLLKEAGAEIESGRTGSYLERRDFEDSELKLLIDGVLCSKYITAKQSKELIDRLCGLSNKYFRSHVKNIHSVNDWYKTDNQALFYNIELIDTAIEEEKQIHYDYNKYGVDKKLHKSSHQYMSPYLMILHNQHYYLMAYSEYWGNMAFHRLDRITNMNISDKKATPIRNVSGYENGINYKELSSAMPYMFTDRPEHIDFIADIGIIDQVIDWFGSDIRIAKTDDEDKVRISVKASPNAMVHWAMQYANYVEIISPEPLRMRVKEALENGLKKYHM; encoded by the coding sequence ATGGAAAGCTTTGAACCTAAAAAACTGGCGCTGATACGAATCTGGCAAATCTTGAAAGAGTATAGCGATTGCGACCATCCTCTGACTCAGGACGATATTGCAAGGCATCTTGAAAACGACTACGGTATTGTTATAGAACGAAAAGCAATCAGTAGAAACATTTCTCTTCTGAAAGAAGCAGGGGCTGAAATCGAATCGGGACGAACCGGTAGTTACCTCGAAAGAAGAGATTTTGAAGATTCCGAACTCAAGCTGCTTATTGATGGCGTTCTTTGCAGCAAATATATTACTGCTAAGCAATCAAAAGAATTAATAGACAGGCTGTGTGGACTTTCTAACAAATATTTCCGCTCTCATGTAAAGAATATTCATTCGGTCAATGATTGGTATAAAACGGATAATCAAGCTTTGTTTTATAATATTGAACTGATTGATACAGCGATCGAAGAAGAAAAGCAAATACATTACGATTATAACAAGTACGGAGTCGATAAGAAACTCCATAAGTCTTCTCATCAATATATGTCCCCTTATCTGATGATCTTGCATAATCAGCACTATTACCTTATGGCATACAGTGAATATTGGGGCAATATGGCGTTTCATAGACTGGACCGAATCACCAATATGAATATTTCAGATAAAAAGGCTACTCCGATCCGTAATGTATCCGGCTATGAAAACGGTATCAATTACAAGGAATTGTCCTCTGCTATGCCTTATATGTTTACCGACCGACCAGAGCACATTGACTTTATTGCAGATATTGGAATAATCGACCAGGTTATCGACTGGTTTGGCAGCGATATTCGCATTGCAAAAACCGATGATGAGGACAAGGTCAGAATCAGCGTCAAGGCAAGCCCAAACGCTATGGTACATTGGGCGATGCAGTATGCAAATTATGTTGAAATAATCTCACCCGAGCCGCTCAGGATGCGAGTGAAAGAAGCGCTTGAAAATGGGCTGAAGAAGTATCATATGTAA
- a CDS encoding DUF262 domain-containing HNH endonuclease family protein, whose translation MSELMLKSVYDLLDKNYFIPSYQRGYRWEKRQIQDLLEDLYNFACDKDKTDGSFYCLQPIVVKKCDEFTKVSNNLQSELDNNEWYEVIDGQQRLTSIYLLLKYLIDIDRCDLYTDYGKHLFRLSYQTRCTDTNYIADPSTPSNSSPNAYYITEGYKNISEWFTAVPETKSIPQVKKVRNRFMELLTNTKDEYNENGYVQVIWYETSNADPIKTFTRLNIGKIPLKNAELIKALFLQKRDDSEVSSIQQIQIAKEWDQIEATLQNKRIWAFLNKDLPDMPAHIEFIFDVIFSVDGDIEKDQLGKDEYLKIHGVQPNENVKKQRIEKTKLGERKFADKYGTDEYASFRFFSARFEKVDRSIIESEWDIVREYYETFAEWYNNPLWYHYIGFLIYCGEPITSIYKLYKNKTKAEFAENLISAIKCKLKVKLKVSGDDESKDIEFNSDPIIYASKTKDKLKHLLVLYNIEYIIQKNKDVGNGYILFPFDLFKSEKWDIEHVDSFTTNPLTEIEQQKEWLITALADLKEYGIVYTEKEKITEAEAAKIDSFLEDQDSTVTFNEIKLIVSKLAGEYLPSEEVKKDVKNTIGNLTLLNADINRGYGNSIFPSKKKQITKKDAEGRFIPICTKNVFLKNFIGVNNTSISWSETDMKQYRKNIVDVLDKFLIKEG comes from the coding sequence ATGAGTGAACTAATGTTAAAAAGCGTTTATGACCTTTTAGATAAAAATTACTTTATACCCAGCTATCAAAGAGGCTACCGGTGGGAAAAAAGACAGATTCAAGACTTGTTGGAGGATCTCTATAACTTTGCATGTGATAAAGATAAAACGGATGGTTCATTTTATTGTCTTCAGCCGATTGTCGTAAAGAAATGCGACGAATTTACTAAAGTTTCAAACAACCTGCAAAGCGAACTCGATAACAATGAATGGTATGAAGTAATAGATGGGCAACAAAGGCTCACTTCCATTTATCTTCTTTTAAAGTATCTAATTGATATCGATAGGTGTGATCTTTATACTGATTATGGAAAACATCTTTTTAGACTATCATACCAAACTCGGTGCACAGATACTAACTATATTGCGGACCCATCCACGCCAAGCAATTCTTCGCCAAACGCTTACTATATAACGGAAGGATATAAAAATATCTCTGAATGGTTTACTGCTGTTCCGGAAACAAAAAGCATTCCGCAAGTAAAAAAAGTCCGAAACAGATTTATGGAATTGCTTACCAATACCAAAGATGAGTATAACGAAAACGGATATGTTCAAGTTATCTGGTATGAAACCAGCAATGCAGATCCCATTAAGACATTTACTCGCTTAAACATTGGTAAAATCCCTCTAAAAAATGCAGAATTAATCAAAGCGCTTTTCTTGCAAAAAAGGGATGACAGCGAAGTTTCAAGCATTCAACAAATTCAAATTGCAAAAGAATGGGATCAAATCGAGGCAACTTTACAAAATAAGCGAATCTGGGCTTTTTTGAACAAAGATCTTCCAGATATGCCTGCTCATATTGAATTTATTTTTGATGTTATCTTTTCTGTTGATGGTGATATTGAAAAAGACCAACTTGGCAAAGATGAATATCTTAAAATACACGGTGTGCAACCCAATGAAAATGTAAAAAAACAACGCATAGAAAAGACCAAACTCGGTGAGCGGAAATTTGCCGATAAGTATGGAACGGACGAATACGCTTCATTCCGGTTTTTCAGTGCAAGATTTGAAAAAGTTGATCGTTCAATAATTGAATCTGAATGGGATATAGTTCGAGAGTATTATGAAACATTTGCAGAATGGTATAATAATCCGCTTTGGTATCATTACATCGGATTTCTCATTTATTGCGGAGAACCAATAACGAGTATCTATAAACTATATAAGAATAAGACTAAGGCGGAATTCGCCGAGAATCTAATTTCTGCTATTAAATGCAAATTAAAGGTTAAACTTAAAGTATCCGGCGATGATGAAAGTAAGGACATTGAATTCAACAGTGATCCCATTATTTATGCAAGCAAAACTAAGGACAAGCTAAAACATCTTTTGGTTTTATACAATATCGAATATATAATTCAAAAAAACAAAGATGTCGGCAATGGTTATATTCTGTTTCCGTTTGATTTGTTCAAATCCGAGAAATGGGATATTGAGCATGTTGACTCTTTTACAACCAATCCGTTAACAGAAATAGAGCAACAAAAGGAATGGCTTATAACGGCTCTTGCTGATTTAAAAGAGTATGGAATTGTATACACAGAAAAAGAGAAAATAACGGAAGCAGAAGCTGCCAAAATTGATAGTTTCTTAGAAGATCAAGACAGCACGGTTACATTTAATGAAATCAAACTGATAGTATCAAAACTTGCTGGGGAGTACTTACCATCGGAAGAAGTAAAGAAGGATGTAAAGAATACTATTGGGAATCTTACGTTGTTAAATGCTGATATTAACAGAGGTTATGGAAACTCAATTTTTCCGTCAAAGAAAAAGCAAATTACTAAAAAAGATGCAGAAGGTCGTTTCATTCCGATATGCACTAAGAATGTTTTTTTGAAAAACTTTATTGGTGTAAATAACACGTCGATATCATGGAGTGAGACGGATATGAAACAGTATAGGAAAAACATTGTCGATGTTCTTGACAAATTCCTGATTAAAGAAGGTTAA